In the genome of Amphiura filiformis chromosome 11, Afil_fr2py, whole genome shotgun sequence, the window aacagtatttaccatggtaaaatcattgacatgcacatgtatttaattttacagcagaatgtgaaatatttatttatcgtttaatttttaagtggaaaaagagaatcattatacctttatcatgataaaacactaaaaacaattttgtattttttgtaattgatgcattcttttgatttcacgaaagaactcttgataaacttgatgctaacattgatttacatgtacagccctcttccctagtaaaagtggcacaattgtgattttaccctttcgttgttaagtaagcatatctcgagattaaaacaagcaaattgaacagactaaacggcatttgagagctaagactatgcccttgacgttgatgtaatcattatgtcacaacggtattttctaattgccacagagggcgcttttcacttgcacaactttttttgagacaggctgtataacacATTAACAAGGAAATACATGTCAATTTAAAATGTTGagtaactttgaaatttacaacaCATGCCcctgaataaaaaaataatatcgccTCCCTTTAAGGCCAAAAACTGGGTGCTATAAATAAAACTTACATAATTACTAATGtttctatgtaggcctataccgtatTAAGACAAATAAAGTAATTCTGCTATTGGCATTTTCCTCTCAGTGACTTACTGGTTACGCTGTAGATACAGAGTATCGAATCTTCGGTTCCTTTTTTTCCTGGAAATAAACCTGCCTGCTTAATCACAAAAATACAGCACATCTAGCTAAAGAGTAGACGAAATCAGGTCTTGTTTATTAAATTGTGCTATTTATGCGAACCATGATCCCGGACTATCTTCTTTATCATTTGATTATTTACATTGTGCTGGTGTTTATCTCTGACCACACGGTGTCGACTGCGGACGAcaagttttctttaaaaatataaacatttcgaAATTGCACATTTTCGTATCAGCATGATAAATGCATTAGGCCTACAAAGAATACAAATAAGCCCAGTATTGCTGGTTCACTGGTTTtgcgatagctcttgatattttgggaaaatatctcAAAGCCTGTTGCTAGCAGACTAAGTATATTATCAATAATGTCAGGGGGCTTCATATACAGCTAATCTATACGGGAGCAGGGGCGGATTcagggggggggcgcagccggcgcgcgccccctctattttttgactagcaaagggcgccggtaacttaaaaatacaaaaatggtaagaaattaaaaaaaggaacaaattcggccatgaacagcaaacaatgggccaaaaccgttaagttttcgagggggtaaccccctttaacacatatttttcgtcgtcgaccaaaaggcgccccctttatcaaaaattcctggatccgaccctggggAGAACAGTAGTCTATTTGTAATATTGCTCATTTTACTGGCTGCTTGAGCAAAATGTTAACCTTATATTAAATGATATTTCTTGTTTACACTTGTTTGTTACAATGTAATTTCAATTCATTTGGACATATATTTTTGCGAGAATGAAATGAGTACACGCAAGAGTATTTTATATGCCTAAATctccataataatgataaaaagatAATAAAGTGACGTAAAGATATACGCCCCTTAAGTAGGCTACATACGAAAACTAAGCGACGTCATTCTAAAATAATTCATTAAGTGCCGTTATAGCACCCTCAACGGCAATAATTGCCAATAAATCTCCAGATTTCGATTCTGAATTACCATTTGCTCTTAGCATAGAACTCCTTTGAATAATTAACTTGTCTAATCCTCCAGGGGAGGCAGTGCCTAGCACTGCCGAGGAGCTGAAATTTACCCTTACCAGCACCTCTTGGTGCTGGGTTTCCCATGGCTTTCTTTTCCCATGGGGGCTCCATTTAGGGTATGGCACGGGACCctttatttttaaaggcagccCGTGGAGGGACAGTGAGACACCCCTCCCTTTCCATAGACTTGGGGGCAGTGCACTTGGCAAGCACTGGGTACCCCCTTATCCTCCCTGGCCAGGGTTACGGCGAAGACCAACGGCGGATCTAGCGAGCCAGCATAAGTAGTTAGCATCGGCAGTTCACTGGCGGATGAACAGAGGAGAAGGGAAATGGTGGTCATCCTTAGTCCACCCTGTAGAAGGCAATGGCGAACCACTACAGTATCAGCCTAGTCATACCATGAGAATGTCAAGAAAATGTGTTAAGACTAACAGCGTTAAGGAGAATGCTTGTATCAAAAGCAATCTCTCGCTCGGTAGGGACCCCCATTTGCAGTGGGTGGGACCCGATCGCCATCAAGATACCACGCAAAAGGGAAATGTGAACTTACGTAAAAGGTTATTGAGACTTGGAACTTGGAATGTAAGAACATTGCACCAGGCTGGAAAACTGGCAAACTTATTAAAAGAAATGGAAAGACTCAAAGTTAACATCCTTGGAATAAGTGAGACAAGGTGGACGGATGCTGGAACGTTTCATGATGCACTCATGTctgcagtagaattcaccacgacctttgcatgacttaaaccccattcaaagctattaaaccaagataacactcattgaaaacagctcaactgattaaatcagatcttctctggttgtacacatgtgtctgttttatctgtgcggtatcgcaatgagctggtattagtttcagttgggtaaccgattataaaggaaacgcaaggtaataatggtatgtagacctttgttcacgaaatgagacaatgccctgcttattgttaaccagcattcttgaaaatgagcaacataatgattgttgacttaacacggtttggaaataatttcttcatatttttggtgttatctgtcgtttacatatccttcctaaaacacaaaagtacccatacttccaaacacctaaattagctaaaatttaggacatgttacaaaactatattttctagaatttcagagaatactttaaatgtagcctgTGCCGTTTTTTTgtagcatccttcagaagtgagcggtccgttaccaatattttcgatcaaatctccattcaattaacatggggagttggctagctcatgccttgccctcactcatattttacaaaagtgcgactatttctgaacatctaacctagctgtaattttaggtcatgttagagaaatatatttacagtgatgttaactaggcaaatgcatatacttctaacatacgctatttgtaaaggtcgcgcgtcaatggtgagagcactgtgtgcTGTGTATAagaaacggacagtaactgcagtatgtacatcTGGAGAATGTAAAGTGATTTTCGACGAGCATACAACTCAtgaacagtagacttcggttgtatatataaatgcgcatatataaatgcgcacgtgaccagatgaccagcgccatatttgcattacatcactgtcaatcactgaaatggcgatcattgaaggagtggttacagttgtgaccttgtttcgtggctagcactggcaaggaacattggctggaggttcgatgctataaatttgcaaggataaatcatggatatcaaaggatcatgattattgcacagcacccccatgtacaaacataactcatgtttatttatttatttttatttatttatttatttatttatttatttatttatgtatttatttatttatttatttatttatttatttattcgacgaaaaacgaaaaccctgttccattttgaacaaattgggaaacaaatttttcctgtacaaatgaatgctgaccccaaatttcggaaatttcaggacaatttttttttcttttctcaaattgaaatttatttacagatttttgtgattttttgggttatttattttttttttaaataccaaccgaccgacctaccctacttgaaaggtccgttcgcccgtagaacagggtttctctctttctcgccttacttataattttataaatattatttgcccccccttcccccaaaaccacccccccttttacactcataaccccttccgtgtaaagtaaaactttataagccggttgaatcaaactgaacaaaattgacgtatacaattacaatataataccatgacaataatgtgtatgacggatctaacttactagctgaataaacctcaaagcatggatcacatacgtgattgtacgtcaaattgtcatatgtgactggacgcggcgtatgagcgtgatgtatagtatacgagtcttccagccgggatgatttaGATCATgcacagtcatctacgtgtttatactctaaattgtacgtcaaaggttgacaaagggtgtacagattaccgatttagcatgggggacacaaaaggtgcgtgcttaaaacacattttgaatttgtttttttgtccatttgcgagcgaatgagagTTGAGAAGGTCGGGCGGGGaaatctagcctattagtttgagagggtcattatgccgaaaagggctaaagttatagtttcctcaatttacgttataattagagttaaaattagggtcagagttatgttcattggcggcactacaggggggatacttatctggactcccaaataaataaatccatgaccccttccttccgaagaaaatgacagccccctaagttccctacgtgcaaacattatcaaataacatcatcggcagctacccagttctgaccttaatgccagtaagaatcacatttcgtcatcaatatggccaattgccacgcccatttagcacggaaataatgaaatataactttttaaatcagctatatctagcttttccgtcataatttttttttttccgtaatggaaaatccaaataaagagtttatgtttcgggtcaaattattttgccctttgcaatcaatgccactattttgcaaagccaattttccttgtaacctgtcattttcgcctatacttttgcgtgtggaatttgtgcacatccgggtaccttacatcgttcaacacggtatggcgacttgtagatgtcacgtgcgcatttatatatgcgcatttatatatatacccgaagtccactgatgaAAGGGGAGTAGCAGTTTTGCTGGATAAAGTTACTTCGAGGAGTCTGATAGGTCATTGGGGTGTGTCAGACAGAGTAGTGCTTGTTAAATTAGCTGCAAAACCTTTCAATCTTGCAATCATCCAAGTCTATGCACCAACCGCAGACAGTGATGAGAATGACATTGCTGCTTTTTATAAGGATCTGGAGAAGGCAATGAAACAGTGCAGGTCAGATGAAATCACCATGGTAGTGGGAGATTTTAATGCAAAGGTCGGAGAAGGAAGAGTTGGAGATACGGTAGGGCCTCATGGTTTGGGTGCAAGAAACGAAAGAGGAGATCGGTGGATCGAATGGTGCAACGAACAAGACCTCATGATTGCAAACAAATGTTTTGTGCAACCACCTAGACGGAAGTACACCTGGGTATGTACAGGGGATAGGGTGAGAAATCAAATTGACTTTATTACCATTAAAAAGAGGTTTTGAAATGCAGTGAAGGAAACAAAGACCAACCCGGGTGCAGATATCAGCAGTGACCATGTGCCAGTTATCAGTAAAATTCATTTGCAGCTCAAGAAGATACGGAAGCAAACAGGGGCTAATAAACTTGACTTCGCAGCATTAAAAGAAGACAGCAACATCAGAGATATGTACAAGCTCAAAGTGAGCAACAGATTTGAGGGGCTGGAGGATGAAGGGGACAAAGACAATACCAAATGGCAGATTTTCCTAGAGTCGATCGTGGAAACTGCAAAAGAAGTGATTCCACCAAGGAAAAAGCAAAATAAACATAGCTGAATGACAAAAGACATTCTAGATTTGATGGAAGAGAGAAGACAACAAAAGGTGAAAAATGACAACAAGTACAAGGAACTTGATGATATGGTCACGAAGAAGTGTCTTGATGCAAAAGAATCATGGTTCAACAGCAGATGCGATAAGCTTGAGAAGCAGAGGCATACAAGCCCCAAAGAAATGCACCGGATTATTAAAGAGGTTTGTGGAAAGAAGGGGTGTACCTCAGCTGGATGTATCAAGTCGAAGGATGGAGATATCATTGTGGAGAAGGACCAGTTCATCAAAAGATGGACTGAATATATCTCAGAACTATTTGATGATGAGAGAGGtgaaatgccaactatcaaaCGGGAAATTGATGGCCCAGAAATTCTGCAATCTGAAGTGCAATCTGTGGTTCACAATATGAAGAACAACACATCAATTGGTCCTGATGAGTTAGGAGTGGAACTGATTAAGAACTTGGATGAGTTGGGGATAGTGAAGTTGACAGAAGTGTTGAATGAGATCTATAACTCAGGTGAAATTCCTCCAGAGCTGAGCAAGTCCATCTTTATTGCTTTACCAAAGAAATCTGGAGCTATATTATGTGAGTTACACAGGACAATAAGCATAATGAGTCATGCAGTGAAGATCCTGCTGAAGGTGTTGATGGAGGATTGTGGAACCAGGAacgcaattttcatgctgaaatTGTTATGTGAGAGGGCGATAGAAATGAAGCAAGACCTGTATAATGTGTTTTATTGATTACACCAAGGCATTTGACACCGTAAAACATGAGGAACTGTTGAATATTTTGAGTGCGATTTATATTGATGGAAAAGACCTAAGAATTATCAGAAATGTGTATTGGAACCAGACAGCAGCAATCAGAGTGGGCAATGATGTAGGGCGGAGTTTGTTGAAATCAAGAAAGGAGTGCGGCAAGGATGTGTTTTTTCGCCAGATTTATTCAACTTGTACAGCGAGTGGATACTAAGAGAACTGGAGGATTTACCAGGAGTGAAGATTGGTGGGACAAATATTAACAATCTAAGGTacgcagatgacactgtcctgaTAGCTACATCTGAGTCAGATGTTCAACAAATAGTCAACAAAGTTGTGACTGAAAGTGAGAAGAAATGACTGTTCATCAACTGCAAGAAAACTGAGTGTCTGGTAGTTACAAAGCAAAAGGATGTTCCTATCTGCAACATTAAAATGCATGAGGGTAATCTGAAGCACGTTGACGGGTTTAGCTATGGGAAGGTGAATCACAACAGATGGGAGGTGTGACAGAGAAATCAATAGGAGAATTGCAATGGCAAAAGAGACTTTCACAAGGATGAGCACCCTCCTTTGTAATTTGAATATCACCATGAGTACAAGACTCAGGGTCTTAGATTGCTATGTACTACCAATTCTGAAATATGGTTGCGAGAGCTGGTTAGTCTCAAAGGCAATGGAAGATCGATTGCAAGCAACATAAATCTGGTTCCTCAGACGAATGTTGAGGATCCCTTGGACTAGTCACACcacaaatgaaacatgattgcATAGAGCTGGCAGTCAACGGATGCTCCTGAGGAAGATCCGGAAACTGCAACTTGATTTCCTGGGCCACTGTATGACGAAAGATGATCTGGAGTGTTTGTTTCTTACGGGGAAGGTTAATGGAAGGAGAGACAGAGGGCGCCAGAGGACAACATATCTTCAGAGTATCGCAGCCTGGACGGGTGTGGATAACATCAAGCTGTTGAGATTGGCAAAGAACAGGATGGATTGGCATTCCATGGTCGCCCACGTCACTGGATATGGCACATAGAGAGAGAGAATCCATTTTTGTTTGGTTtcatttatttaatatattttcaaCGGATCTCACTTGTCTAAGGATAATAATTTGTGACTCACTTGTGAACTCACCAGATCATTCGTTCAATCAACCGATTATTACAAATACAATACTCTGTGATTACCGGTATAATATTTCATTACCCTTACCTAAAACACTAGCATTCCCTAAGACATTCCACTGAATGGTTAATAACCGGTAATGAATGCCTTATAATGATGAGGTTAATGTGCGGTTGTTCACTCAGCCGCCTGTTGCTTACCATCAACCGCATGAGTGGTTCACATACCCTTCTaaaggcgaaatatgtaaatgagctaaacTCTCAAACCACAAAGAGCCGACATTCAAACCACCTTGGAAGCACTACGACCATCTAGAAAGCCTTCCAACCGCCTCGGAAGCATTCCTACCGCCTACAACCACATACAGCTTAGCACTTCGCTTACTTGCTAAGTGGTTCATAAACCGTCCTCAGAggcaaaatatatgtaaatgacctTGGAAGTTAATAAAAAATGCGTTTTCGACCAGCATACAACTTAAATACAACTTGAATTCGttataaagccgaatagctgtaaatttCCTGGATGGATTTGCTGGAATATATTACTGTATAAGCTATTTCCACCACTACCTGTCCATCGCTCTATACCGGTCTCTTCTACCAGATCGAGTGTTCTCTTGCCCGTATTGTCCGTCTTAGATTTGATTTCTGGAAGAGGCGACGTTTCTTTCTCGCTGCTCTTCTGCAAATGTCGACGAACCAGGCCTGGACTCCGATCATCTTGGTAATAGCATTGCTTTGGAATATGTTTGGCCAGTCAGTAAATGCAATGGCTTCTAATTCCCTATTAATCTTACTGGTTATTTCGTAGATACCATGATTAGATTTTGTGATCTATAGCAGATAGCATGATcagattttgctatcttcagtagatagcatgatcaaatgttgctatcttcaggaaATAATATGATCAAATTTTGCCATCTTCAGTGTGCAGCTAAATCAAATGTTATCGTAGATAGCATGATCAAATTATGCTATTTTGAGTAGACGGTATGATCAATCTTTGCTATTTTCAGTTGATAACACTagattatgttatcttcagtacacagcatgATCagattatgttatcttcagtagacagcatgaccagattttgttatcttcagtagacagcatgaccagattatgttatcttcagtagacagcatgaccagattatgttatcttcagtagacggcatGACTagattatgttatcttcagtagacagcatgaccagattatgttatcttcagtagacagcatgaccagattatattatcttcagtagacagcatgaccagattatattatcttcagtagacagcatgactagattatgttatcttcagtagacagcatgaccAGATTAtattatctttagtagacagcatgaCCAGATtatactatctttagtagacagcatgactagattatgttatcttcagtacacagcatgACCAGAttatattatcttcagtagacagcatgaccAGATTATATTATCTTTAGTAGAGAGCATGACCAgattatactatcttcagtagacagcatgaccagattatgttttcttcagtagacatgACCAGAttatattatcttcagtagacagcatgaccagattatattatcttcagtagacagcatgaccagattatgttatctttagtagacagcatgaCCAGAttatattatcttcagtagacagaatgACCagattatgttatcttcagtagacagcatgaccAGATTTTGTTATCTCAGCAATCTATCTAAAATCAAGTCGCTTGGTTATGCCTTTTTCACCACTACCTGTCCATGCTCAATACTAGCCTGTTCTACATAGACAGAGTGTTGACTAACCTCCACCATTTCATGCTCGTGTCAGTGATGTCCTTTTGGGTTTCTGGAACAGGCGACGCTTTTTTCTCGCTGCTCTTCTGTAAATGTCGACGAGCCAATCCTGTCTTCTGATCTTCTTGGTAAGTCTTGATTTGGAATGTTTGGCGAATCAGTAAATACCAGGTGGCCTCGTATTTATCAGTAACCTTTCTGGTTGtatagtagacatggtagatagcaTGATCAGGTTTTGTGATCTTTAGTAGACGACATtatgttttgctatcttcagtaaatagcacaatcagattatgctatcttcagtaaattaCATAATCAGATTATACTAAATTCAGTATATAGCATGATCaaatattgctatattcagtagatgtaatgatcaaatttggctattttcagtagatggcatgatcaaatttggctattttcagtagatggcatgatcaaatttggctattttcagtagatggcatcatcaaatttggctattttcagtagatggcatgatcaaatattgctatattcagtagatggcatgatcaaatattgctatattcagtagatgtaatgatcaaatttggctattttcagtagatgtaatgatcaaatttggctattttcagtagatggcATGATCAAATTTGGTTGTAAGAAATACGAAAGTTTGCATTTTTCTGCAAATGCTTTGCTAATTACCAACACACAACGCAGATTGGTATGCAAATTATATGATATATTACTCATTTGTTCACTAGCAATGGCGTAGTGCGAGTCATTTGATTTAGGTGGGTGGGTCACCAAGTGGCAAGTAGAGTATGGTAAGATGACTTAAAACAACATACGGTATAGAGGCACCACTTGGGCAAGGGATacgcaagacagacagaaatggacgattcttgaagagggcttcataccACCGAGGATGAAACAgcccacatcgtcatcatccctatatcttcgtgtcaaaaattgccatgatagtacagcgactcctctcggtttttcaacagctacgcatcacgattttgttcgagataggccgagcgactcaggctaagcataccatgcctatcatatgagatacacacagagtttctatattctacacattattacgatatgtgcatgctctagtaccccatatgttTCTATTAGGacccggtgcttaatctcgccgattactCTCTGCGTCGCCTCAagcagcatttcgatggctctcctgcGTCTTGCAGTCtcaagccgcagcacgccgatgaattaatatagtgtagccatatacctggttgcgaattcgcgagcagttatgggcatcgagttcgcaacatctttCCATCTCcttgctctgcggtttgccattcattactcaaaacctttatattaatgtttattgtagtacgtacttgagtttactcactgtgagcaatttgcggatcagtcgatataatccgcaaagaatcaacgcactcaaggacactaatttgtaagggtattgttgtcaagtgttataagtcggttgcgagaaatgcaggagttgggccgatcaagccgatgaacgggtgactgaacatggcttttcatcgagcagacacacattttgttagtgcatatcgcaacagtattttatttctcagcataggcgcatcggcttgggtctgcgtcttgggttgcgggcacgccgcagactttatcggcgagattaagcacccagaCCTTAgaagaaaatcgatttgttttcaggtaaaaccagggttttgtttccagtacactcactcgaaaagcagtacactaattagcggggccttgaagcttgctgtggatatcttttactgcattttagaagtaaagattttgaaatccaatgtaaaaattgtgatatatttaattttgagaattacaattctactttgtaggtataaaggaacacgtttagcccattcagttaagttccaggtgcaagccctataacacaatgcatatgtaaactttctttatctgtgtcaataatagaatattgatttcaacggagtattgagctgtatggaaaaaatatttaatacAGGGTGTTTACACTGTGCAGCCTAGGTCAGGTGAGGTGTAGGCTTTCTCTAGGTGAACACATCTACTTGGTATCATCACCACATAGActgttatcatactgacattcttgctttgaggctgtttactgcataaagcgctatataaatatctacatttaatgAGAGTAAACGAaagaaattgttgtttttactatcctctacctacgatagacgacaggcaggtccaatattttttatcgtagtggataccaaCTGCGCCGGCATCCGATACTCAAAATATTGAACCTACCTGTTGTCTtccataggtagaggatagtaaaaactaaaatttccattgtttattctctaaatacacGAATGTAATCGCAATACGCGCAATTGAAGACGTGAAGTTgaaaacaagttttgttcatttgaagATATGAGGGGTTTTCATGACAGCAATTCTTGCTTAATAAAATGGCAAGTTATTAAACTATTATGGAACTGACTAATAATGCGAATATGCATCGACATCCCCTACTCAAATTAttagacctgcctgtcgtctgtcacatggtagaggatagcaaaaacaaaaattcacatcatttattctctaaatatcctATCAAACAACACACAAAGACTATCGGTCATTTTGTATAAACCACCTTTATTAAAGGCATGACCTGCCTACAAAGACTTCACATTATTGTGATTTGACAATTAACATTGatcaacatgaaattacaagCAATTAATGCCCCTATTATATGTATCCATCATTGGCATAAGATATATCCAACATGCATCTTATGAATATTAATGTCTACTTTATAAACCAATGTAACATAAAGTAACAACCCTCTgtctaacaaaaataattatgcaaTTTGCTTACTACAAATCATAAGCGATCCACAACACACATGTTTACAATACAAttctaataattatattaaaaatagaTTTATTTAAGGCCCCTATATACAAAAAGAAAAAACACATTACACTAATACACCTGTCTTAATAAATACTTTGCAAGCAACTATAGAGTAGGTTACCCTCTTTATATTCACTGTTTTCTTCAaccaaaaatcaaacaaacaaacaaaaaacccacatttttcaAACATGTTTGACAAATCCAGACCATTTTCTTACTTTTCTTTCGCTGTCTAGGCTGGTGGCTTGATCACACATGATCTGGCATGATGTTTGTGATCAAGCCACCATCTAATCACATGTGATCTAACATGCTATTGGCGATCAAGCCATCATCCAGTCACATGTCAtcagcctgctacgataattcCTTCAagtcatttttgtgtgtgtaattttgagaaaaaagtacaaaatacagTTCAAGCAAGCATTTAAAcacatttattcaccaatctttgctcaagaacaaatgataatgagaattaaagggaataatcggAATTATGGTGATTATGTAATTGATGCTTGCTTGAAacctattttgtattttgttctcaaaattacaaaaaatgacaggCAATTATGGTAGCAGGGTGACGATGTGACCTGACATATTGATCAAGCCATTGCCCAATACTCGGGATCTGTCAAGCATTACATTTGATAtgttctacaatcctacaaattaATTGATCATTTACCAATACCAGCATGCTTGCTTAAGCAGTAATAGAACTTATTGTTGCAGATTATATTCCTCCTGGATCTTGTTCTGAGGAGCTTTATTCCATTGGATTGTTCTGTCTTCACATGACTGCAAGTTTCATTATCAAAGTCATTCTATCAGAAGAATGATTTTATTCCAAAGACATATTTTTACCTAGTTAGAAAGCTCTAAGGAAGATGGATTTGCTGGAATATATTACTGTGTAGATGTAATTCATATAATAACTTCAATTATATGAAAAAACCTCTAGATTATTTTAAAATGTGCTAATACTTGTATTGATATcaagaaaataaataattattaaaggAATGTATATTTCATTAGAGTCCTGTGATGATCTTTCCtataattaaaaaagtatatATAAACTATGAAATCGATTCAACAGTTTGTATGAAAAACTAAATCAAATTTTGTTTATAATGCCTTCATGACATTGTGTCACCACAAATTTAAATGAGATTTCCTTGTTTTTTCAGAGTGTTGATCTTCGATGTTGGGGACAAGTTCCTTGTTGAGAAATAATCCATGTTTGGTTTACCCTTTATGTGCACAGAATTTGGTATTACAGATTACACCCAAAGGTCTCtggaatacacacaaatgtattagaaatacacc includes:
- the LOC140164343 gene encoding uncharacterized protein: MTKDILDLMEERRQQKVKNDNKYKELDDMVTKKCLDAKESWFNSRCDKLEKQRHTSPKEMHRIIKEVCGKKGCTSAGCIKSKDGDIIVEKDQFIKRWTEYISELFDDERGEMPTIKREIDGPEILQSEVQSVVHNMKNNTSIGPDELGVELIKNLDELGIVKLTEVLNEIYNSGEIPPELSKSIFIALPKKSGAILCELHRTISIMSHAVKILLKVLMEDCGTRNAIFMLKLLCERAIEMKQDLYNVFY